One genomic segment of Belonocnema kinseyi isolate 2016_QV_RU_SX_M_011 chromosome 2, B_treatae_v1, whole genome shotgun sequence includes these proteins:
- the LOC117168025 gene encoding uncharacterized protein LOC117168025, which produces MKIIISILLLVIVNLVNSEDETTAPPEISKGLSRESLNTYGVTYFKEKDGSYARLKDLHYIDVAQNKKFIIGIYDSKDNIHPIYDKDKTQILLSKPFYQHVPLTPLHHKVYDRYFVKIHSRSETPPPERYVSPISGPGLRRRYQIKNLELHHNNHAVSSF; this is translated from the exons ATGAAGATCATAATTAGTATTCTGCTGCTAGTCATAGTGAATTTAGTTAATTCCGAAgatg AAACAACAGCCCCGCCAGAAATCTCTAAAGGATTATCTCGTGAATCACTTAATACTTACGGAGTTACTTACTTCAAGGAAAAAGATGGTTCTTATGCACGGCTAAAGGACCTACACTATATTGATgtggcacaaaataaaaagtttattattgggATATATGACTCGAAGGACAATATTCATCCAATATATGATAAAGATAAAACGCAGATTTTACTGAGTAAACCATTCTATCAGCATGTTCCATTGACACCACTACACCATAAAGTATACGATAGGTACTTTGTGAAGATTCACTCGCGGTCGGAGACGCCTCCACCTGAGCGCTATGTGTCACCCATTTCAGGACCCGGTCTGAGACGCAGATATCAGATAAAGAATTTAGAATTGCATCACAATAACCATGCAGTGTCCAGTTTTTAA